Proteins encoded in a region of the Nocardia asteroides genome:
- a CDS encoding VOC family protein: MQAHISVITLGVSDLDRSLRFYRQLGVSFPGIVGTEFVGDEREPGGSAAMFTFGNGLILSLYGREDLAEDAGIPVERVAGSPVSLGWFVGSRAEVDSALELARAAGGAIVHPPRQRPWGIYAGYFADPDGHLWEVVFFEDRAS; this comes from the coding sequence GTGCAGGCGCACATCAGTGTGATCACTCTCGGTGTGAGCGACCTGGATCGCTCACTGCGGTTCTACCGGCAGCTCGGCGTGTCGTTCCCCGGGATCGTCGGTACCGAATTCGTCGGCGACGAGCGGGAACCCGGCGGTTCGGCGGCCATGTTCACCTTCGGGAACGGGCTCATCCTGTCGCTGTACGGGCGCGAGGACCTGGCCGAGGACGCCGGAATCCCGGTGGAGCGGGTCGCGGGCTCACCGGTGAGCCTGGGCTGGTTCGTCGGCAGTCGCGCGGAGGTCGACAGTGCTCTGGAACTCGCGCGCGCGGCGGGCGGCGCCATCGTGCATCCGCCGCGGCAGCGGCCCTGGGGCATCTACGCGGGCTATTTCGCCGATCCGGACGGTCACCTCTGGGAAGTCGTGTTCTTCGAGGACCGGGCGAGCTGA
- the hydA gene encoding dihydropyrimidinase has product MARTFIHGGTVVCATGAQPLDVLVDGESIAAVLQPGSTALGADLAASADRVFDATGRYVIPGGVDGHTHMQMPFGGTEASDTFETGTRAAAWGGTTTIIDFAVQKPGERVQETLAAWHHKAAGQCAIDYGFHQIIGEVDDESLKGMSELVAEGVTSFKLFMAYPGVFYSTDGQILRAMQSAAELGALVMMHAENGIAIDVLVEQALARGETAPYFHGTTRPWQLEEEATHRAIMLAELTGVPLYVVHVSAEQALAQIAAARDAGRNVFGETCPQYLYLSLEEQLGAPGFEGAKWVCSTPLRSKAEGHQDELWRYIRTGDVTTVGTDHCPFCMKDQKDMGFGDFSKIPNGIGGVEHRMDLMFQGVRSGRISLERWVEVCCTTPARMFGMYPRKGVISPGADADIVIYDPGGHTSIGLGKTHHMNMDYSAYEGFEIDGHVDTVLSRGRVVVDDGVYLGHAGHGRFVERALSQNLI; this is encoded by the coding sequence ATGGCGCGCACTTTCATCCACGGCGGCACGGTGGTCTGCGCCACCGGAGCCCAACCGCTCGACGTACTCGTCGACGGCGAGAGCATCGCCGCCGTTCTCCAGCCGGGTTCCACCGCGCTGGGCGCGGACCTCGCCGCGTCCGCCGATCGGGTATTCGACGCGACCGGCAGATACGTGATCCCCGGCGGGGTGGACGGCCACACCCACATGCAAATGCCCTTCGGGGGGACCGAAGCCTCCGACACCTTCGAGACAGGCACCCGTGCCGCCGCGTGGGGTGGCACCACCACGATCATCGACTTCGCCGTCCAGAAGCCGGGGGAGCGCGTCCAGGAGACCCTGGCCGCCTGGCACCACAAGGCGGCCGGACAGTGCGCGATCGACTACGGGTTCCACCAGATCATCGGCGAAGTCGACGACGAGTCCCTGAAGGGGATGAGCGAATTGGTGGCAGAGGGCGTCACCAGCTTCAAGCTGTTCATGGCCTACCCGGGTGTCTTCTACTCCACCGACGGCCAGATATTGCGCGCCATGCAGTCGGCGGCGGAGCTGGGTGCGCTGGTGATGATGCACGCCGAGAACGGCATCGCCATCGATGTGCTGGTCGAGCAAGCGCTCGCGCGCGGGGAGACCGCACCGTACTTCCACGGCACGACCAGGCCGTGGCAGCTGGAGGAGGAGGCGACCCACCGCGCGATCATGCTGGCCGAGCTGACCGGCGTGCCGCTGTATGTCGTGCACGTATCGGCCGAGCAGGCACTGGCGCAGATCGCCGCCGCCCGCGACGCCGGACGCAACGTCTTCGGCGAGACCTGCCCGCAGTACCTGTACCTCTCGCTCGAAGAGCAGCTCGGCGCACCCGGTTTCGAAGGCGCCAAATGGGTGTGTTCCACCCCGCTGCGGTCGAAAGCCGAAGGGCATCAGGACGAGTTGTGGCGCTATATACGCACCGGTGACGTCACGACGGTCGGCACCGACCACTGTCCGTTCTGCATGAAGGACCAGAAGGACATGGGCTTCGGCGACTTCAGCAAGATCCCCAACGGCATCGGCGGCGTGGAGCATCGGATGGACCTGATGTTCCAGGGCGTCCGATCCGGCCGGATCTCGCTGGAACGATGGGTCGAGGTCTGCTGCACCACGCCGGCCCGGATGTTCGGCATGTACCCGCGCAAAGGGGTGATCAGCCCGGGCGCGGACGCCGACATCGTGATCTACGACCCGGGCGGCCACACCAGCATCGGTCTCGGCAAGACACATCACATGAACATGGACTATTCGGCCTACGAGGGCTTCGAGATCGACGGACACGTCGACACGGTGCTGTCGCGGGGCCGTGTGGTCGTCGATGACGGCGTCTACCTCGGTCACGCGGGGCACGGCCGGTTCGTCGAGCGCGCACTGTCGCAGAACCTGATCTGA
- a CDS encoding peptidylprolyl isomerase has protein sequence MLGILAVGVTLVASTAGIVSASPAPAREQGPTGCAAPAAGQPNGKQWPAEPGMSIDTNAGYTATLATTCGTVTIALDAARAPRTVNSFVFLAGERFFDHTKCHRMTTEGIFVLQCGDPTATGMGGPGYFFPDENLTGATYPAGTVAMANAGPGTNGSQFFLVYRDAPLPPSYTPFGRVTAGMDVLDSIAAAGVKDGSADGAPAVDVVLDSVAAVRN, from the coding sequence ATCCTCGGGATTCTCGCCGTCGGCGTGACACTGGTGGCCTCCACGGCGGGTATCGTCTCGGCGAGCCCGGCACCGGCTCGGGAGCAGGGGCCGACCGGTTGCGCCGCACCGGCCGCGGGGCAGCCGAACGGCAAGCAGTGGCCCGCCGAACCCGGCATGAGCATCGACACCAACGCCGGATACACGGCGACGCTGGCCACCACGTGTGGCACCGTGACCATCGCCCTGGACGCGGCCCGCGCGCCGCGCACGGTCAACTCGTTCGTATTCCTGGCCGGTGAGCGGTTCTTCGACCACACGAAGTGCCACCGGATGACCACCGAGGGCATCTTCGTCCTGCAGTGCGGCGACCCGACCGCGACCGGCATGGGCGGCCCCGGCTACTTCTTCCCCGACGAGAACCTGACCGGAGCCACCTACCCGGCAGGCACGGTCGCCATGGCGAACGCCGGGCCCGGCACCAACGGCAGCCAATTCTTCCTGGTCTACCGTGATGCGCCGCTGCCGCCGAGTTACACGCCGTTCGGCAGGGTCACCGCGGGCATGGACGTGCTCGACTCCATCGCGGCCGCCGGCGTCAAGGACGGGTCGGCCGACGGCGCACCGGCCGTGGATGTCGTGCTCGATTCGGTCGCGGCCGTCCGCAACTGA
- a CDS encoding acyltransferase: MGIVRAALVQTNWTGDKESMIKAHEDYARRAAAQGATVICFQELFYGPYFCQQQDTEFYEYAESVPGPTTERFAELAEQLRMVMILPVYEQQQPGLLYNTAAVIDADGSYLGKYRKHHLPHVHGFWEKFYFRPGNLGWPVFDTAVGKVGVYICYDRHFPEGWRALGLAGAEIVFNPSATSRGLSGYLWKLEQPAAAVANEYFIGAINRVGVEEYGDDDFYGTSYFADPEGRFVGDVASDIDPELVVRDLDMDLIKVVRDRWAFYRDRRPDAYGPLVAP, translated from the coding sequence ATGGGAATCGTTCGAGCGGCGCTGGTCCAAACGAACTGGACCGGTGACAAAGAGTCGATGATCAAGGCGCACGAGGACTACGCGCGCCGGGCCGCCGCGCAGGGGGCCACGGTGATCTGCTTCCAGGAGCTGTTCTACGGGCCGTACTTCTGTCAGCAGCAGGACACGGAGTTCTACGAGTACGCCGAGTCCGTCCCGGGGCCGACGACCGAGAGATTCGCCGAATTGGCGGAGCAATTGCGCATGGTGATGATCCTGCCGGTGTACGAGCAGCAGCAGCCGGGTCTGCTGTACAACACGGCGGCGGTGATCGACGCCGACGGCAGCTATCTCGGCAAGTACCGCAAACATCACCTCCCGCACGTCCACGGGTTCTGGGAGAAGTTCTACTTCCGGCCGGGCAACCTGGGCTGGCCGGTTTTCGACACCGCGGTCGGCAAAGTCGGCGTCTACATCTGCTACGACCGGCACTTCCCGGAGGGTTGGCGCGCGCTGGGCCTCGCGGGCGCCGAGATCGTGTTCAACCCGTCGGCCACCTCGCGGGGCCTGTCCGGCTACCTCTGGAAACTGGAGCAGCCGGCCGCCGCGGTGGCCAACGAGTATTTCATCGGCGCCATCAACCGGGTCGGCGTCGAGGAGTACGGCGACGACGACTTCTACGGCACCAGCTATTTCGCCGACCCCGAAGGCAGATTCGTCGGCGACGTCGCCTCCGATATCGACCCCGAACTGGTCGTCCGCGATCTGGATATGGACTTGATCAAGGTGGTGCGCGACCGCTGGGCGTTCTACCGCGACCGCCGCCCCGACGCCTATGGGCCGCTGGTGGCCCCCTGA